A section of the Phycodurus eques isolate BA_2022a chromosome 4, UOR_Pequ_1.1, whole genome shotgun sequence genome encodes:
- the LOC133401750 gene encoding IgGFc-binding protein: MMFPPHNDPTANASHQVTITATGVWTSVTVKVLQSDFMHNISLTATQSQTIHLPSSVGMASARSSSLLSIVSVQPVTVLATLCTQTGCEHNRLHDVSSWGTHYYPATPNFPSQTSVSEMVVTNSNRETSIEMFLSGEVIFNGTLYPEGSVLKLRLGLFESIYLQSNFSLSGSELYAQASVGVIVGFTCGNYLLGGCLYGFAELKPVSLWGYEYFVPPLVNAGTRSSLLLAMTNINSNLVVTTSNGQTSVSSSGGLMKTIPVVPLDQVHVISDVPLQLIYFRHDIVQRATTLTVLLSVDEICQTGQMFDAENITSPLAITSHTHNLTESAVKFPHKPNNVSSSSTYAEDVGHYLSTTSNESPLSVCEKKISSCDVHCGHKQLCSFRNETLCSLKPKICSAWGDSYYRTFDGKYFVLLGNCNYTLVQTTCPGINASIPLQVNIGRAYLNGANVSSIHSLEIKIKGFNISMVKGEQNQIRVNGRREYLPLILGDGILRVYPSGRGVVLDTSFGMTLQYDWIHTIWVEAGLELYGLLCGLCGNANDSTSDDTVFSNGTNLSQTIDFTLPWVLDSNTAVCMEDCEGGSCQVCSPMQSYPGIKGNSYENKCTLLKRKDGPFSDCHVYIDPKPFVHSCENNLCLSAAASSVCKVFTAYANICQRLGGRIQNWSAIAKCHLACPINSHYEVCGSSCQATCGNPESRRNCSLPCVELCQCNRGYLLSDGKCVLPSTCGCVQNGSYYLPTKTFWKDDQCQEKCICQPHSKTVLCTKSRCQLGEVCKVINGVLGCHTDGPGFCVAKGDPHYTTFDGRKFEVHGNCSYLLTSHCPTWGELQDFSVEVQNHVKKPANVSFRRVEMSVAGYSIQMSYEWPSKVMVNGQLLNLPSVLSQGKVMLYLKGQSKCIETDFGVVVTYSPDILIVTMPKVFAGNLCGLCGNFNDEPQDDLVLDDFDITQAIRHWRTSYEHECWDVPMSTSGCSPQKRYLYQGNDFCGRLMDPEGPFQSCHKTVDPQDFYDNCVHDLCNGNQTNLCQILSSYVAVCQEMGAGVAEWRASSFCSVTCPSNSEYHLCSSHVFACAQNQSSLSERCKEGCFCKPGFFHSAGECVLNSQCGCSHNGNYFKLHENFHPDENCLRSCVCVSHNVVQCRGHTCPAGTKCVIKRGRRACQATYLKCTIMGGRHLQAFHGHPFELNMGNLHHLIFQLCDEPGFSAVIHEGQLYLRINDMNLILSREFFGKVEIDGVMKDLPIHMNGVAVLLSGLLARIITADASTVVTFGGPNLIQITIPATDKRVCGLCGNSMTAVTDEQGSQSNSMQPSSWCFSPTGTNCSVDCHDCFLCNSTKEFESDDLCGMLLAHEGSFGICHSTVDPVPFFQNCVKDLCRSNNTELFCDSLSRYTFACQDAGAVVKPWRGNKCALSCPGHSHYNACVGACSKSCAILSDVPCPWPCYEGCQCDAGYVQSTYGCVRPEQCGCFYLGHYYKVGEILWNANCSNRCNCCSTATLCCKTGSCPKGQNCVFNETWHCVNEKTLFCPVNSHYESCGTACPSTCEGHVASPCTQGCVEGCQCDPGFLLDGDTCVTPSECGCTYNGDHYHGNETFWAESCTQQCICDPYTHQIHCHEAYCGGDEYCGLQNGVRSCVQHNYKICRYSGHSVFTFDKREYNFLGTCRYRLLGICEHWQVLDVIDVDVQTDAYNQSAQNVFVSINDQHVKLNSKNTESVEVDGVKKNMPFYVNRTALVVSLGLHTYIYSDFGFLSVSKEGLIVISLSSTYANTTCGLCGNFNSDPTDDLSVNGTQETLTPEQFGKAWRAALNHSCVEGCLGGSCPNCSSEALDRFSDPAACGKILEVNGPFKHCHSKVDPSSFYKSCVSDLCLYGDVLPAVCRSLAEYADVCLRRKALVYAWRSPGFCYDSCPSSTSYNMSISPVDICLGWLNLTIELPPNIGENCLCEAGLVHSGGRCVHPSNCGCLHGSASAEYILPGQVVSTCEQRCSCDVGGNLTCVDVSCSQDEECTLIRGIQGCHPKVKKAHCSINGSQLTTFDGLAFEFHGSCNYTLVHTCALKDLNVEPVLIALYANHSGGNQIYLEVNNMTFKMSTAYPEKIQVNEVYQNLPFSGNNVTVHQKNELRIIKTAHLVEILSDLSNYLEVKLPNAYHRSTCGLCGNYNDDPSDDMQLPNGTAVSDPDIFGKSWKLSGSEASCNETCDGTCQRFPSLVPEYTSDLYCALVTQPKGPFSSCHNSTCPQKYYTLCLNNLTDAESQKQALCGALVTYEAACKMAGVNVDPWRNITGCAQKCPQFSHFSQCANVCSSLCPEISFATECPRNCEEGCQCDANHLYDGHACVPAEQCGCIHEGRRLKASESKLLQNCTVNCTCGPPLICEENKCPPLHSCLVLDGMAGCHKDEPDQDSCEGKCDKSERCYLSNGEAVCESSPGRCWTWGSQHYHTFDGLNYDIKGTCTYLLSGSKGAAGGTTPFLVSKKSDCKEVSSMQLVTVQTYGFVIKFVDKDSVQVNGHVNYIPVILLRGKIEVSNKEGKTLLKTDFGLNVLFDWNITLLIKLDPNYKDIVYGLCGNFNGDPEDDYVIHLQGFPPAKTSVELAQAYRIFDSDHNCCTGCKKNKLNETSLLEDVPNGIIASQKIHCNDLIDPTGPFSHCHSHVSPDSFYQQCIADLMQGRSEASLEQATTSYSVVCEELNDDFPPERTIVVSCPPNSHYKTCGSACPPTCEFKRRSCNKACVQSCFCNPGFIRSPEGCVPPKQCGCTDSTGKYHLLNATFWIPDDCGQLCICQPGETKCNSSQCPKGMSCKRLPKNRVCQADKPQNCTIVNGLHFTSFDGHHYDFRDNCAYILVQTNTTLNGFEPFNITISGASCHKRLFHSLDLTLSIYGLEIAVGKEDPDKVLVNGMHKPLPYLHHTGHFNAYPTSSSLVIHIDTGLQLIVHKTATVVVVLPSSYASSVHGLCGNANSDPYDDQIMPDEEEAQNTLEFAHSWRLGGTTACRSHCASTPKNCPAAARKVFEGSDFCGVLRDELGPFAECALVLSSKPYFHNCLADTCFYGGHYLALCNSVAAYAAACQAALLPVRHWRSDTFCGMRCPKNSHYELCGPRCPVTCAGLSSATNCSGGCEEGCQCDAGYILSNDRCVLEEDCGCLYEEQYYPAGYFSDSKSCHICYCHQRKVSCSQSPCKPIEGLSSVGLFDPIPRQYGACEVFAGFGYVTFDNLVIPHYGACTYLVSERSPNEMHGHRLLLSFEKHINDSVFIVSKLVFILASAEVTINPEMPWKIQVNGEDYKLPYSNDILNAYEDGGRLIIKSVAGVSLELSTTKHLRLSIPRDYNSTASGLCGNFNGDKSDDLELKSGYLAKSITDFLNSWSVGAPGQNCSETCGVGCGQCTPSFKAKTICDILLTTSIEFNHCWNWGVKPQVYRDVCLRATCGGAALNEAACLALEAYAAACQAQGITVGSWRENGPCSFKCPDHSSPSRCVDSNSNSCPALLHPGSSAAGCSGGCQCQDGNVFDGDECVPVSQCGCVVHGRYIKLDEQLYNENCTERCWCHPLGGALCEKAACGPGQLCSLKNGSWSCAGREVCQLRSSLRVSTFNGQQLSLAPKTAYKLMGLCDETTPNGFSLISYYGPCNGSGTRLVTVFQILLVGFSIVIQDGIVKVNGHLVALPYTLPLGVSLSSGVAWDKSEVVVVLKRDAGLEMEIGITMVTLKAAPWYSGKLCGICGNLNDPHSHTLVRSWALSDFQGCLPLGLGRVNVNL, translated from the exons ATGATGTTTCCACCTCATAATGACCCCACAGCAAATGCTAGCCACCAAGTAACCATAACGGCTACTGGCGTTTGGACTTCAGTCACTGTGAAAGTTCTGCAAAGTGACTTCATGCATAACATCTCTCTCACTGCCACTCAGTCGCAGACTATTCACCTGCCTTCATCTGTGGGAATGGCTAGTGCTCGTTCCTCCTCCCTCCTCAGTATAGTGTCGGTACAGCCTGTTACAGTTCTTGCGACATTATGCACCCAGACTGGATGTGAGCATAACCGCCTTCATGATGTGTCTTCCTGGGGGACCCACTACTATCCAGCTACCCCAAACTTCCCAAGTCAGACATCTGTCAGCGAGATGGTGGTCACCAACTCCAATCGAGAGACATCGATAGAAATGTTCCTCTCAGGGGAAGTGATCTTTAATGGAACTTTATACCCCGAGGGAAGTGTCCTTAAATTGCGTTTAGGGTTGTTTGAAAGCATCTACCTCCAAAGTAATTTCAGCCTTTCTGGTTCAGAACTTTACGCCCAAGCATCTGTGGGGGTTATAGTTGGTTTTACCTGCGGAAACTACTTATTAGGGGGTTGCCTCTATGGATTTGCTGAACTTAAACCAGTCTCTCTCTGGGGTTATGAATACTTTGTCCCTCCCCTTGTAAATGCTGGAACAAGATCCAGTCTCCTGTTAGCtatgaccaacatcaactctaaCCTAGTTGTCACCACTAGTAATGGACAGACCAGTGTGTCTTCAAGTGGAGGGCTAATGAAGACCATCCCAGTTGTGCCCTTGGATCAAGTTCACGTCATTAGTGACGTTCCACTTCAGCTCATTTATTTCAGACATGACATTGTGCAGCGTGCTACAACTCTTACAGTGCTGCTCTCTGTAGATGAGATCTGTCAGACTGGGCAAATGTTTGATGCAGAAAATATTACTTCACCTCTAGCTATcacttctcacacacacaatttgacTGAGTCTGCTGTCAAGTTTCCGCACAAGCCCAACAATGTGAGCTCCAGCTCTACTTATGCAGAAGATGTGGGACACTATCTGAGCACCACGAGCAATGAGTCTCCTCTATCAGTGTGTGAAAAAA AAATATCCTCCTGTGATGTGCACTGTGGTCACAAACAGCTGTGCTCCTTCAGAAATGAAACTCTATGTTCCTTAAAACCTAAAATATGCTCAGCGTGGGGTGACTCTTATTATCGCACCTTTGACGGAAAATATTTTGTCCTCCTGGGAAATTGTAATTATACCTTAGTTCAGACCACCTGTCCAGGCATAAATGCTTCCATTCCACTACAGGTTAATATAGGCAGAGCATATTTGAATGGTGCCAATGTCtccagcattcacagtttggaGATAAAAATCAAAGGTTTCAATATATCAATGGTTAAAGGAGAGCAAAATCAAATTAGG GTTAATGGACGTAGGGAGTACCTGCCGCTCATTTTAGGTGACGGAATCCTAAGAGTGTATCCAAGTGGTCGTGGTGTTGTTCTGGATACTTCCTTTGGCATGACTCTGCAGTATGACTGGATTCATACTATTTGGGTTGAAGCAGGCCTGGAGCTGTATGGACTTCTGTGTGGTCTTTGTGGAAATGCCAATGACAGCACCTCAGATGACACAGTTTTCTCTAATGGTACTAATCTCTCCCAAACTATAGACTTCACTCTCCCCTGGGTCTTGGACAGCAATACAGCTGTGTGTATGGAAGACTGTGAAGGTGGCTCATGTCAAGTGTGCAGTCCCATGCAATCTTATCCTGGCATAAAGGGCAactcttatgagaataaatgcACTTTACTGAAGAGGAAGGATGGACCTTTTAGTGACTGTCATGTCTATATTGATCCTAAACCCTTTGTTCATAGTTGTGAGAACAATCTGTGTCTCAGTGCAGCGGCCAGTTCAGTGTGTAAGGTCTTTACAGCTTATGCCAACATCTGCCAGAGGCTTGGGGGCAGGATCCAAAACTGGAGCGCAATCGCAAAGTGCC ATCTGGCTTGTCCTATTAATAGCCATTATGAGGTGTGTGGGTCTTCCTGCCAGGCAACATGCGGTAACCCAGAGTCCCGCCGTAACTGCTCCCTCCCTTGTGTGGAATTATGCCAGTGCAACAGGGGATATCTGCTAAGTGATGGCAAGTGTGTTTTGCCCAGCACGTGTGGTTGTGTTCAAAATGGCTCCTATTATCTCCCCACAAAGACCTTTTGGAAGGATGACCAGTGTCAAGAGAAATGCATCTGCCAGCCTCACTCTAAGACCGTTCTGTGCACTAAGTCTCGCTGCCAGCTTGGAGAAGTCTGCAAGGTTATAAATGGAGTCCTTGGCTGCCATACTGATGGACCTGGCTTTTGTGTGGCCAAAGGAGATCCTCACTACACCACATTTGATGGCCGGAAGTTTGAAGTTCATGGAAACTGTAGTTATCTACTCACATCGCATTGTCCCACATGGGGAGAGCTGCAAGACTTCAGTGTTGAGGTTCAGAACCATGTCAAAAAGCCAGCCAATGTTTCTTTTCGACGTGTTGAAATGTCTGTTGCTGGTTATTCCATTCAGATGTCATACGAGTGGCCTAGCAAGGTTATG GTAAACGGTCAGCTACTGAACCTTCCTTCTGTTTTGAGCCAAGGCAAAGTAATGCTGTACCTGAAAGGACAGTCTAAGTGTATAGAAACTGACTTTGGTGTTGTTGTGACATACAGCCCAGACATCTTGATTGTCACAATGCCTAAGGTCTTCGCAGGTAATCTGTGTGGACTGTGTGGAAACTTTAACGATGAGCCACAGGATGACCTGGTGCTAGATGACTTTGATATTACTCAAGCCATCAGACACTGGAGAACCAGCTATGAACATGAATGTTGGGATGTGCCCATGAGCACATCAGGCTGCAGTCCACAAAAACGGTATCTTTATCAGGGAAACGATTTCTGTGGAAGGTTAATGGATCCTGAGGGGCCATTCCAGAGCTGCCACAAAACCGTGGATCCACAAGATTTCTATGATAACTGTGTTCATGATCTCTGCAATGGGAACCAGACAAACCTGTGCCAGATTCTGTCCAGCTATGTTGCAGTATGTCAAGAAATGGGGGCTGGAGTGGCTGAATGGAGAGCTTCCAGCTTCTGCT CTGTCACTTGCCCATCCAACAGTGAATACCACCTCTGTTCCAGTCACGTGTTTGCCTGTGCTCAAAACCAAAGTTCTCTTTCAGAGAGATGCAAGGAGGGCTGTTTTTGCAAACCTGGTTTTTTCCACAGTGCTGGGGAATGTGTACTCAATTCTCAATGTGGCTGCAGTCATAATGGCAATTACTTCAAACTGCATGAAAACTTCCACCCAGATGAGAACTGCCTTcgctcctgtgtgtgtgtgagccacAATGTAGTGCAATGTAGAGGGCACACATGTCCAGCTGGAACAAAATGTGTCATCAAACGCGGCCGCCGCGCATGCCAGGCCACATACTTGAAATGCACCATCATGGGTGGCAGACACTTGCAGGCCTTCCACGGACATCCCTTTGAATTGAACATGGGGAATTTGCATCACCTCATATTTCAGCTGTGTGACGAACCTGGGTTTTCTGCTGTTATCCACGAAGGCCAGCTGTACCTTAGAATCAATGACATGAACCTTATACTGTCTAGGGAGTTTTTTGGAAAAGTTGAG ATTGATGGTGTTATGAAGGACCTTCCTATTCATATGAATGGCGTAGCAGTACTGCTTTCTGGTTTACTGGCTCGTATCATTACTGCAGATGCTAGCACTGTGGTCACCTTTGGAGGACCTAACCTAATACAAATAACTATTCCAGCCACAGACAAAAGAGTTTGTGGCTTGTGTGgaaattcaatgactgctgttaCAGATGAGCAAGGAAGTCAGTCTAATTCCATGCAACCATCTTCCTGGTGCTTTTCTCCCACTGGAACAAACTGCTCTGTTGACTGTCATGACTGTTTTTTGTGCAACTCCACAAAGGAATTTGAATCAGATGACCTCTGTGGGATGTTGCTTGCTCATGAAGGCTCTTTTGGGATTTGCCATTCCACTGTGGACCCAGTGCCATTTTTCCAGAACTGTGTGAAAGATTTGTGTAGGTCAAATAACACTGAATTGTTTTGTGACAGTTTGAGTCGGTACACATTTGCATGCCAGGATGCAGGAGCTGTGGTCAAACCATGGAGGGGGAATAAGTGTG CACTTTCATGCCCTGGGCACTCCCACTACAATGCATGTGTTGGTGCATGTTCTAAGTCCTGTGCTATTTTATCTGATGTACCCTGTCCATGGCCCTGCTATGAGGGATGTCAGTGTGATGCTGGATACGTGCAGAGTACGTATGGCTGTGTCAGACCTGAGCAATGTGGATGTTTCTACCTCGGGCACTACTATAAG GTTGGGGAAATTCTGTGGAATGCGAACTGCTCTAATCGCTGTAACTGCTGTTCCACTGCCACCCTGTGTTGTAAAACAGGCTCTTGCCCCAAGGGTCAGAACTGTGTATTTAATGAAACTTGGCACtgtgtaaatgaaaaaa CTTTGTTCTGCCCAGTAAATAGCCATTATGAATCCTGTGGGACAGCCTGCCCTTCGACGTGCGAGGGCCACGTCGCTTCACCCTGCACCCAAGGTTGTGTGGAAGGATGTCAGTGTGACCCTGGGTTTCTTCTGGATGGTGACACCTGTGTCACCCCATCTGAGTGTGGCTGTACATACAATGGAGaccattaccatggcaatgagaccttttggGCCGAGTCATGTACTCAACAGTGTATATGTGACCCCTACACCCACCAGATCCATTGCCACGAGGCTTATTGTGGTGGTGATGAATATTGTGGTCTTCAGAATGGAGTGAGAAGCTGTGTGCAGCATAATTATAAGATCTGCCGCTATAGTGGTCATAGTGTATTCACCTTCGACAAGCGAGAGTATAATTTCCTTGGCACCTGCCGGTATCGGTTACTGGGCATCTGTGAACATTGGCAAGTTCTTGATGTCATTGATGTTGATGTGCAGACAGATGCGTATAATCAGTCagcacaaaatgtctttgtcagCATAAATGACCAACATGTTAAACTGAATAGCAAAAATACAGAAAGCGTAGAG GTTGATGGCGTCAAGAAGAACATGCCATTCTACGTCAACAGAACCGCATTGGTGGTTTCATTGGGGCTGCACACTTACATCTACTCTGATTTTGGCTTTTTAAGTGTTAGCAAAGAAGGGCTCATAGTCATTAGTCTCTCTAGTACATATGCTAATACTACTTGCGGCCTGTGCGGGAACTTCAATTCTGATCCTACTGATGACCTCTCAGTGAATGGCACACAGGAGACTCTCACACCAGAACAATTTGGGAAAGCTTGGAGAGCTGCACTGAACCACTCGTGTGTGGAAGGCTGTCTAGGTGGAAGCTGTCCGAATTGTTCATCTGAGGCTTTGGACCGGTTCTCTGACCCAGCGGCTTGCGGAAAGATTCTGGAAGTTAATGGACCATTCAAACACTGTCATAGCAAAGTGGACCCCTCCAGCTTTTACAAGAGCTGCGTCAGTGACCTGTGTCTTTATGGAGATGTGCTGCCTGCAGTGTGTCGTTCCCTGGCTGAGTATGCTGATGTCTGCCTTCGTCGCAAGGCTTTAGTTTATGCCTGGAGGAGCCCTGGATTTTGCT ATGATTCATGTCCCTCCAGTACCAGCTACAACATGAGTATTTCCCCTGTTGACATTTGCCTTGGCTGGCTTAATTTAACAATTGAGCTCCCTCCAAACATTGGGGAGAACTGTCTCTGTGAAGCAGGTTTAGTCCACAGTGGAGGGCgctgtgtccatccatccaactgTGGCTGTTTGCACGGATCTGCTTCTGCAGAATACATCTTACCAGGGCAGGTGGTGTCTACGTGTGAGCAAAGGTGTTCATGTGATGTTGGTGGAAACCTGACATGTGTTGATGTGTCATGTAGTCAGGATGAAGAGTGTACCCTTATTAGGGGCATTCAAGGGTGCCACCCCAAAGTTAAAAAGGCGCACTGCTCTATTAACGGATCCCAGTTAACTACATTTGATGGACTGGCATTTGAATTTCATGGTTCATGCAACTACACTCTGGTTCACACATGCGCTCTCAAGGACCTGAATGTGGAGCCAGTTTTGATCGCTTTGTATGCTAACCACAGTGGAGGCAACCAGATCTATCTGGAAGTCAACAATAtgacttttaaaatgtcaactgCTTATCCTGAAAAAATCCAG gttaatgAAGTATACCAGAACCTCCCATTCTCAGGGAACAATGTAACTGTGCATCAGAAAAATGAATTGAGGATTATAAAGACTGCACATTTAGTAGAGATTCTTTCTGACCTTAGTAACTACTTGGAGGTCAAGCTACCAAATGCTTATCACCGTTCAACATGTGGTCTTTGTGGGAACTACAATGATGATCCCTCTGATGACATGCAGCTACCCAACGGTACTGCTGTCTCTGATCCAGACATCTTTGGGAAGTCGTGGAAGTTGTCTGGTTCTGAAGCCTCCTGCAACGAAACGTGTGACGGCACCTGCCAACGTTTTCCGTCCCTTGTGCCGGAGTATACCTCTGACCTGTACTGTGCCCTTGTCACCCAGCCAAAGGGGCCATTCTCCTCTTGTCATAATTCAACATGCCCTCAGAAATATTACACCCTGTGCCTGAATAATCTTACTGATGCAGAGAGCCAAAAGCAAGCTTTATGTGGTGCATTAGTGACATATGAGGCAGCATGCAAAATGGCTGGTGTAAATGTTGACCCCTGGAGGAACATCACAGGCTGTG CTCAGAAATGTCCTCAGTTCAGCCATTTCAGCCAATGTGCCAACGTTTGCTCCTCGCTCTGTCCTGAGATCAGCTTCGCTACGGAGTGTCCCAGAAACTGTGAGGAAGGATGCCAGTGTGATGCCAATCACCTTTATGATGGGCATGCATGTGTTCCAGCAGAGCAGTGTGGCTGCATTCATGAAGGGAGGAGACTTAAG GCCTCTGAAAGCAAACTTCTACAAAACTGTACTGTGAACTGCACCTGTGGGCCTCCACTTATCTGTGAGGAAAACAAGTGTCCGCCATTGCACAGTTGTCTGGTTTTAGATGGAATGGCTGGCTGCCACAAAGATG AGCCAGACCAAGATTCCTGTGAGGGAAAATGTGACAAATCTGAGCGTTGCTACCTGAGCAACGGTGAAGCGGTTTGTGAGAGCAGTCCGGGGCGATGCTGGACCTGGGGAAGCCAGCATTACCACACCTTCGATGGATTAAACTATGACATCAAGGGTACCTGTACCTATCTGCTTTCAGGCAGCAAAGGTGCAGCGGGTGGAACGACTCCTTTCTTGGTGTCCAAGAAGAGTGATTGCAAAGAAGTGTCATCCATGCAGCTGGTGACTGTACAAACATATGGGTTTGTGATCAAGTTTGTGGACAAGGACAGTGTACAA GTTAATGGTCACGTAAATTACATTCCTGTTATTCTGCTTCGTGGTAAGATTGAAGTTTCAAACAAGGAAGGCAAAACTCTACTGAAGACTGACTTTGGGCTGAATGTACTGTTTGACTGGAATATCACCCTTCTCATAAAATTGGACCCCAACTATAAGGATATTGTCTATGGGCTTTGTGGCAATTTTAACGGTGATCCTGAAGATGACTATGTTATACATTTACAAGGTTTCCCACCCGCCAAAACAAGTGTGGAGTTGGCACAGGCTTATCGCATTTTTGATAGCGATCATAACTGTTGTACTGGTTGTAAAAAGAACAAATTGAATGAGACTTCACTGCTGGAAGATGTGCCCAACGGAATCATTGCCAGTCAGAAAATTCACTGTAATGATCTCATTGACCCAACTGGTCCATTTTCACATTGTCACAGCCATGTCAGCCCAGACTCTTTTTATCAGCAATGTATAGCTGACCTCATGCAAGGAAGGTCAGAGGCTTCTCTTGAACAGGCTACAACATCCTATTCTGTTGTTTGTGAAGAGCTAAATGATGACTTTCCCCCTGAACGGACCATTG TTGTGAGCTGCCCACCAAACAGCCACTACAAGACTTGTGGCTCAGCCTGTCCCCCGACCTGTGAATTTAAAAGGAGATCCTGTAATAAGGCTTGTGTCCAAAGCTGCTTCTGTAACCCGGGTTTCATCAGGAGTCCAGAGGGTTGCGTGCCACCTAAGCAATGTGGTTGCACTGACTCCACAGGCAAATACCACCTCCTTAATGCTACTTTCTGGATTCCCGATGACTGTGGACAACTTTGCATCTGTCAACCAGGAGAAACTAAGTGCAACTCATCCCAGTGCCCTAAAGGAATGTCCTGCAAGCGGCTTCCTAAAAATAGGGTGTGTCAAGCTgacaaacctcagaactgtactATTGTCAATGGGCTGCACTTTACATCCTTTGATGGACATCATTATGACTTTAGGGACAATTGTGCTTATATATTAGTTCAAACAAACACCACTCTTAATGGATTTGAACCATTCAACATCACCATCTCTGGCGCAAGTTGTCACAAAAGGTTGTTTCATAGCCTAGATTTAACACTCTCAATCTACGGCCTGGAGATAGCAGTTGGCAAAGAAGATCCTGACAAAGTACTT GTTAATGGAATGCATAAACCTTTGCCATACTTGCACCATACAGGCCATTTCAATGCCTATCCCACATCTTCATCACTAGTTATTCATATAGATACAGGATTGCAGTTGATTGTCCATAAAACTGCCACTGTGGTGGTTGTCCTCCCTAGCAGTTATGCATCATCTGTTCACGGTCTCTGTGGGAATGCCAACTCTGACCCTTACGATGACCAAATTATGCCAGATGAAGAGGAAGCTCAAAATACATTAGAGTTTGCTCACAGCTGGAGGTTGGGAGGAACCACGGCCTGTCGGTCCCACTGCGCTTCCACACCAAAGAATTGCCCTGCGGCTGCACGGAAAGTTTTTGAGGGAAGTGATTTTTGTGGGGTACTCAGAGATGAACTCGGTCCTTTTGCAGAGTGTGCCTTAGTTTTGAGTTCAAAGCCGTACTTCCACAACTGTTTAGCAGACACCTGTTTTTATGGAGGACATTATTTGGCACTTTGCAATTCCGTTGCAGCCTATGCAGCTGCCTGCCAAGCGGCTCTGTTACCCGTCAGGCACTGGAGGAGTGACACCTTTTGTG GTATGAGGTGCCCCAAAAACAGTCACTATGAACTGTGTGGCCCTCGATGTCCTGTTACGTGTGCTGGACTTTCCTCTGCAACTAACTGCAGCGGCGGTTGTGAGGAGGGTTGCCAGTGTGATGCTGGTTATATCCTCAGTAATGATCGTTGTGTACTGGAGGAAGACTGTGGTTGCTTATATGAGGAACAATACTATCCTGCTGGTTACTTTTCTGACTCAAAAAGTTGTCACATTTGTTACTGTCATCAGAGGAAAGTGTCTTGCAGTCAATCACCTTGTAAGCCCATAGAGGGCCTCTCAAGTGTTGGCCTTTTTGATCCAATACCCCGGCAATATGGAGCATGTGAAGTTTTTGCTGGGTTTGGCTACgtcacttttgacaatttggttATACCGCACTATGGCGCTTGCACCTATTTAGTGTCCGAACGATCTCCTAACGAAATGCATGGCCACCGGCTGCTGCTTAGCTTTGAGAAGCACATCAATGACTCTGTGTTTATTGTGAGCAAGCTGGTGTTTATTTTGGCTTCAGCGGAGGTAACAATCAATCCAGAAATGCCATGGAAAATACAA GTAAATGGTGAAGACTACAAGCTGCCTTACAGTAATGATATACTTAATGCTTATGAAGATGGTGGTAGGTTAATCATAAAGTCTGTGGCTGGGGTGAGTCTTGAGCTGTCGACGACAAAGCATCTCAGGTTGAGCATACCACGGGATTACAACAGCACAGCTTCAGGCCTTTGTGGGAATTTCAATGGGGACAAATCGGACGACCTGGAACTAAAAAGTGGTTATCTTGCCAAAAGTATTACAGATTTTTTGAATAGCTGGTCTGTTGGTGCTCCTGGACAGAATTGCAGTGAGACTTGTGGAGTGGGCTGTGGTCAGTGCACACCATCTTTCAAGGCCAAAACAATTTGTGACATCCTCTTGACCACAAGTATTGAATTCAATCACTGCTGGAACTGGGGTGTTAAACCCCAAGTATACAGAGACGTGTGCCTCCGAGCCACTTGTGGTGGGGCAGCCCTTAATGAAGCTGCATGTCTAGCGCTGGAAGCCTATGCGGCAGCCTGCCAGGCCCAAGGAATAACTGTAGGTTCCTGGAGAGAAAACGGCCCCTGCT CTTTCAAGTGTCCAGACCACAGCAGCCCAAGTCGGTGTGTTGATTCCAATTCCAACTCGTGTCCTGCTCTGCTCCACCCTGGGTCGTCAGCAGCTGGCTGTTCGGGAGGATGCCAGTGCCAGGAtggaaatgtgtttgatggGGATGAATGTGTACCAGTCAGCCAGTGTGGGTGTGTGGTTCATGGTAGATATATCAAG ctggaCGAGCAGCTGTACAATGAGAATTGCACAGAGCGATGCTGGTGCCACCCCCTAGGTGGCGCTTTGTGTGAGAAGGCGGCGTGCGGCCCTGGCCAGTTGTGTTCTCTGAAGAACGGCTCCTGGAGCTGTGCTGGACGGGAAGTCTGTCAACTCAGAAGCAGCCTGCGGGTCTCTACTTTTAATGGCCAGCAGCTGAGCTTGGCGCCAAAAACTGCTTACAAGCTGATGGGCCTTTGCGACGAGACCACTCCAAATGGGTTCAGCCTGATTTCTTACTACGGACCCTGCAATGGGAGTGGTACCAGGCTTGTTACAGTGTTCCAAATCCTCCTAGTGGGATTCTCAATTGTTATCCAGGATGGCATTGTGAAG GTGAATGGACACCTTGTGGCTCTGCCTTACACATTGCCTTTAGGGGTTTCGCTGTCATCTGGTGTGGCCTGGGACAAGTCTGAGGTGGTAGTGGTCCTGAAGAGAGATGCTGGACTGGAAATGGAGATCGGCATCACTATGGTCACACTCAAGGCGGCTCCTTGGTACTCTGGAAAATTGTGTGGCATCTGTGGAAACCTTAATGACCCCCACTCTCATACGTTGGTCAGGTCATGGGCTCTCTCAGATTTTCAAGGCTG CCTCCCTCTAGGACTTGGCCGGGTAAATGTCAATTTGTGA